From Xiphophorus couchianus chromosome 7, X_couchianus-1.0, whole genome shotgun sequence:
CTTGCAGGACTCGTACAGCGTTGACTCGGCAACCGCAGCTGATTCTGTcctttattaataataaacacgCATCctctgctttttctgttttagatggCACACCGGTTCCTAGCACGCAGAATCTGGACGCTCTCCGTGACAGACGTCCGCTGCCTCCCGTCGTGCGCCGTCGCCTCGTCTTCGTTTTCCACCTCCCTTCATCCTGTCTCAAGGCGAGCGTCCTTCCTCGCCCCGTCTCGATCGCTCGCTGTTTCTCACGCCGTCCGCCGGGCGGTCTCCTTCAACGTTCAGGACAACGAGGACTTCACAGAGAGGGTCATCAACAGCGACCTGCCCGTGTTAGTCGACTTTCACGCACAGTGAGTGCTGCATCACCTGTCCAGGTTTCCTTAAAGAGGTCAGACTGAACTAAACCTGTGCAAATCGAGCTTAGGTCGCATTAGGAAGCCGAGTAGCAAACTGTAAATCCGCTGACTCTGGCTAAGTGTGAGCTGACCACCGAATAGGCAAGGAGAAGAACGGAAACGACACAAAATAAATTCGTAAATTAATTTCATCTACATTGCAGTTGTGTTCTAAAAGCATGAATTTATCTAACATTCTGTTATTAGTCATTTTAGCAAGCCTTGTAATAAACTACACAAGTGTTCAGAGTAGATAAATGTAGAGATCCAATATTTTGCACTTTGAAGATTTCTCATGACGAGGGATCTTTTCAGGGAGAGACGGTTACAACTATGAGTCGTATCTTTAATTTCTAACAGGAACTTTAGAGCAATCCATCTCTGTTTTATCCTTCGTTGTAAGGGCCCAGGACTGTTTCATGGATCATTTTTACGTGTCACGTTTTGAGGTTGTGCTAAATTTATGAAATGGAAAGGCTCCTGGTTCCCATAGCAATTATTCCAGACACATTTTAAGCTTAAGGAAATCCCCTCGAGGGGCGAagtccttttccttttttcacaaatgtttgtgtcTGAATTCCCTTTGTTCAACAGAGCATCTATAAAGACAACGCAAGTCAATTATTTTCAATACTCTCctgttgaaaatgttcagtgacaaccacaaaattcactGACCTCCTCGGACATTGGCTTCAGAGCTCTTGAAAACATTCTCCACAGCACTAATTTGCCAATGTGTGGTTGGGCGTTTGGGTTAAACTTTGCCTGACATTTGCCTTCCTACACAATTTTGCTACATCCTCGTTTCCCTTCAGTGCTCCATCTGGGATTTGTCCCATTAAGCTGGATTTCTCCGAATGAATTTCATccaggccaatcagcgaacTGGAGATGCTGAGAACAGTGATGTCGAGTTTCTGCAGCGTTTTTCAGTTGTGGTCTGCCTAGGGTTGTAGTTTGGCAAAGACAttagaggaagtgaacaaagccatgCAGTACGTGTTGGCTACACCTTCAAATCTCGGAACAATTAAagttctctctttgcagtgcgGGGCGATTGTTTACAGCGCACGTAATTTCCACTAAACTTCATAAACTTCTTTCACACATTACAACGTCACAGCCAAACGTTCGCTATTGGGTAAAGTCGGATCTAATcgtttaaaacttcaacagagtccacgcctctaacaagcaattgtttctcaatagcaGAGGGTCGAGACCCTTTGCACAAAACGAAGTGTAGAACAAGGTCGGTTGAACCCCATCTGTCCAGTACGAGTCCAACTGGCAGTGGAAACACTCTCTTGAATACACCGGACCATAAAATAGTGTCCTGACCCAACACGAAAAGGCAGGAGTTGCTCCCTTCTACTTTTCACAACACTTTGCTTGATGACGGCAGAAACTACTTGAGTTCTTGGTTCTGAGATGATCAGTGTCGTACATCATTATCCGTACTGGAGTCTTTAAGCAAATTCGCTAGCTCAGTTTCCACTGACATTCAACTGTGTAAATTAGAATTAcggaaataaatttgcttgatggaaacatgccaaaattgaaaaaggtttttgtgcCAGAATTAGGTGGTTTATGGCTGTATTGAAATtggtgtatttcacaaaactgccaTTGAAACACCTTTTTAGGATCACACGAGTcttgtgatcaacaaccagatgccACTAGTGGCGGAAATGACGAAGAGAACGACAGGAAGATGTAGGAGGGGGACGTtgcggcatgttttttttaatgactcattGCACGAACAAAgtggaatatcgacaaagtcttgtgcacatttgtaatggaaacgcaggtACTCACAGTGGTTGTTTTTAGGTGGTGTGGTCCCTGTAAGATCCTCGGGCCGAGGTTGGAGAAGGCCGTTGCAAAACAGAAAGGCCGCGTTGCCATGGCAAAAGTTGACATCGACGATCACACAGACTTGGCTATTGAGTACGGGGTGAGTACTCTGTTAAACCAAACGCATTGCTGCTTGAGAGACTCAAGGGTTGACTCAGCTTGAGGTGTCTCTGTCCCTGTCCAGGTGTCTGCTGTTCCTACGGTCATCGCCATGAGGGGAGGAGACATCGTCGACCGCTTTGTGGGGATCAAAGATGATGATCAGCTGGACTCATTTGTCTGCAAAGTCATTGGACAATAAACCGGCAGTCCCCCCACCGAGCTGTACACCACCATTATGGTGCTGTTACCTAAGATTATGGCATGTCTGGCAGGCGGTACCGCAGTCCCACTTGGCCAACTCTTTAACGCTCACACTCATCTCTAGACAATCTGCTTCGGATTGTTGCTTCAAtctttttctctggtttttcattttcttttcttggtcCAGTGATGGGTGTTTGCATTTTATGACGGAGTATTAGGTCCATactaaggggaaaaaaattaaaatatgagaaTAGTCATACAATTacaagagaata
This genomic window contains:
- the txn2 gene encoding thioredoxin, mitochondrial yields the protein MAHRFLARRIWTLSVTDVRCLPSCAVASSSFSTSLHPVSRRASFLAPSRSLAVSHAVRRAVSFNVQDNEDFTERVINSDLPVLVDFHAQWCGPCKILGPRLEKAVAKQKGRVAMAKVDIDDHTDLAIEYGVSAVPTVIAMRGGDIVDRFVGIKDDDQLDSFVCKVIGQ